Proteins from a genomic interval of Flammeovirgaceae bacterium SG7u.111:
- a CDS encoding HAMP domain-containing sensor histidine kinase: MEMLVIEILLLSCIIIFLYHQKEVFGLALVFILIGSNQFFQTLLSSNLYVQIFNDYYYSPGSVVLFSSSIFTILLIYIKEGVHSTRTLIYGILISNITLTLLSFITSYTINSESTFSILSIPKEIFEIDMQIFIIGTITLFVDSFLIIIIFEFVLLKVKNIKIFLAILVSIISVLYFDLVIFSFFSFWGNEGFEVFFIGNLIGKSIAGVLYSLMLYAYLVYIDQSSYLKKLEISKDVKDIFSIVTYRERYEFLKKEKDHIEEMKNSLIESNKNKDKFFSIISHDLKSPFHAILSFLNLTQANFDSMSRDNVKKNLALIQKSFTNAFDLLNNLLDWSRIQMDRVQFNPTPFCINDLIDKCINNLSYNAENKNISVLFHSSENYHVFADLDMINSVISNLLSNAIKFTNTGGMIIISIGYRDKATFVKVQDNGMGIEKEVIDKLFRLDTVYTSYGTNKESGTGLGLILSEEFIKKNNGNIFVESELGKGSTFTFTLPQFLKDDAVMDE, encoded by the coding sequence ATGGAAATGTTAGTAATAGAAATCCTTTTGCTCTCTTGCATTATTATCTTTTTATACCACCAAAAGGAAGTCTTTGGCTTAGCCTTAGTATTTATTTTAATTGGATCAAATCAATTTTTCCAAACATTACTCTCATCAAACCTTTATGTACAAATCTTTAATGACTACTATTATTCACCTGGCTCGGTAGTGTTATTTTCTTCTAGTATTTTCACTATATTATTGATATATATCAAAGAGGGGGTTCACAGCACAAGGACTCTTATTTATGGAATTCTTATATCTAATATAACACTAACTCTACTCTCTTTTATTACCAGTTATACAATCAATTCTGAAAGTACTTTTAGTATTTTGTCTATTCCAAAAGAAATATTTGAGATAGACATGCAGATTTTTATAATTGGTACTATAACACTGTTTGTTGATTCTTTTTTAATAATAATTATCTTCGAATTTGTTTTGTTAAAAGTCAAAAACATTAAGATCTTCTTAGCAATTCTAGTTTCAATTATATCTGTGCTATATTTTGATTTAGTTATTTTTTCATTTTTCAGCTTTTGGGGCAACGAAGGTTTTGAAGTTTTTTTTATTGGGAATCTAATTGGAAAAAGTATAGCAGGAGTCCTATATTCATTGATGCTATATGCCTACCTCGTATACATTGACCAGAGCAGTTACCTAAAAAAATTAGAAATCAGTAAAGATGTAAAAGATATATTCTCTATTGTCACTTATAGAGAGCGATATGAGTTTCTGAAAAAAGAAAAAGATCACATAGAAGAAATGAAAAACAGTCTTATTGAATCAAATAAAAATAAGGACAAGTTTTTTTCTATCATTTCGCATGATCTCAAATCCCCTTTTCATGCCATTCTGAGTTTTTTAAATTTAACTCAAGCAAATTTCGATTCTATGAGTCGAGATAATGTTAAAAAAAACTTGGCGCTCATTCAGAAATCATTTACGAATGCTTTTGATTTGTTGAACAATCTTTTGGATTGGTCTAGAATTCAAATGGATAGAGTTCAATTTAACCCAACTCCTTTTTGTATAAATGATTTAATAGACAAATGCATTAACAATTTGTCGTATAATGCCGAGAACAAAAACATCTCGGTTCTATTCCATTCTTCTGAAAATTACCATGTATTTGCAGATCTTGACATGATCAACAGTGTGATAAGTAATTTACTTTCCAATGCTATTAAATTCACAAATACTGGCGGAATGATTATTATCTCTATAGGATATAGGGATAAGGCGACTTTTGTAAAAGTTCAAGATAATGGGATGGGCATTGAAAAGGAGGTGATTGATAAATTGTTCAGGCTTGATACTGTTTATACTTCATACGGTACAAATAAAGAATCAGGAACTGGTTTAGGGCTTATTCTTTCTGAAGAATTTATAAAAAAGAATAACGGGAATATATTTGTCGAAAGCGAATTAGGAAAAGGCTCAACCTTTACATTCACATTGCCCCAATTCCTAAAAGATGATGCAGTTATGGACGAATAA